The proteins below are encoded in one region of Oncorhynchus kisutch isolate 150728-3 linkage group LG14, Okis_V2, whole genome shotgun sequence:
- the LOC109903453 gene encoding uncharacterized protein LOC109903453 has product MDGIVVEVLGVPNILASDRMVDKLTIHFLRPRNGGGEVQRVLFPSDSPGQAFVIFEEPEVAAHVSRLTHVLEVDQQQFCLKVRIVDRPEVDMPVKATLDVRMLPNDREVRRLLDIHGFKVNELRHGQLRVQGSFLKLRAVKAQLHQDNQPQYNPSPPSLSGHASGTYKASTRMHQTNGTARHAGNMSPMYAGSRSPISVNGEQFAHVLQSSSPTNYSRDSGSPCSLSSPRSDNLSPSLLAPGYGANVTHRRNPSPSRSRSVVSFLMDADVLRYAQCVRKKDIDTILGSNNIQMNVQPSECSNISSVSLEGKNPKTAMEKLQDYLTTLNTTLRTQEIPLGTIDHNGQVRISKLIQKFNSVYPTVLVNQVGDILRLVGPSRDSYDMMQILLGKPLELPPAGRTGRALDRGSRDRRSSSLSSLPKRKDAPIPWDPAPVSAAVPDYSPSKYQGDSAHGRTVQRAGSPVPYTSTPSHRGRSHSDSQEKVKEQRVTQRDFSRQERVDDVVVPSAGAQMPVMKKKSLLTKIPTNKAGWKDVLSGKIKKRP; this is encoded by the exons ATGGATGGTATAGTCGTGGAGGTTCTTGGCGTCCCCAATATCCTTGCCTCTGATAGAATGGTTGACAAGCTCACTATACACTTCCTGCGACCACGGAACGGGGGAGGAGAGGTGCAGAGAGTGCTGTTTCCATCTGATAGCCCGGGACAGGCCTTTGTCATATTTGAGGAACCAGAAG TGGCTGCCCATGTCTCGCGGTTGACCCATGTGTTGGAGGTGGACCAACAACAATTTTGTCTCAAAGTCAGAATAGTTGACAGGCCTGAG GTGGACATGCCAGTCAAGGCAACTCTGGATGTGAGAATGCTCCCCAATGACAGAGAGGTGCGGCGACTCCTAGACATCCATGGCTTTAAGGTGAACGAGCTTCGACATGGTCAGCTGCGTGTCCAGGGCTCCTTTCTGAAGCTCAGAGCAGTGAAGGCCCAACTACACCAAGACAACCAGCCCCAATACAACCCTTCCCCACCTAGCCTCAGTGGCCATGCCTCTGGGACCTACAAAGCCTCCACCAGGATGCACCAGACCAATGGCACTGCAAGGCATGCTGGGAACATGAGTCCTATGTATGCTGGGAGCAGGAGTCCTATTTCAGTCAATGGAGAGCAGTTTGCACATGTCCTGCAGTCTTCTTCCCCTACCAACTATTCACGGGACTCAGGGTCACCTTGTAGCCTCTCCAGCCCCCGGAGTGACAACCTATCTCCCAGTCTTCTGGCACCAGGGTATGGGGCCAATGTGACCCACAGGAGGAACCCATCTCCCAGCAGGTCTCGCAGTGTGGTCTCCTTCCTAATGGACGCAGATGTGCTCCGATATGCCCAGTGCGTCAGGAAAAAAGACATTGATACAATTCTTGGAAGCAACAACATTCAAATGAATGTGCAGCCTAGTGAATGTtccaatatcagttctgttagcCTCGAGGGGAAGAACCCAAAGACTGCTATGGAAAAGCTGCAAGACTATCTCACTACACTCAACACAACACTACGCACCCAAGAAATCCCACTGGGAACAATCGATCACAACGGGCAGGTTAGAATTAGTAAACTGATTCAGAAGTTTAATAGTGTTTATCCTACTGTCCTCGTCAATCAGGTCGGAGATATTCTCCGCCTTGTAGGGCCTTCCAGGGACAGTTATGACATGATGCAGATTCTCTTGGGAAAACCCCTAGAACTTCCACCAGCCGGGCGAACAGGGAGGGCACTGGACAGGGGCTCAAGGGACAGGAGAAGCAGTTCTCTATCGAGTCTGCCCAAAAGGAAGGATGCCCCCATCCCATGGGACCCTgcccctgtgtctgctgctgtacCAGATTACTCCCCCTCAAAGTACCAGGGTGACTCTGCGCATGGAAGGACTGTACAGAGGGCTGGAAGCCCAGTACCCTATACATCCACCCCCAGTCACAGGGGAAGAAGTCACTCTGATTCACAGGAGAAAGTAAAGGAGCAGAGAGTAACACAGAGGGACTTCTCGAGGCAAGAACGGGTGGATGATGTGGTAGTGCCCTCTGCTGGAGCTCAGATGCCAGTCATGAAAAAGAAGTCATTACTTACCAAAATTCCTACTAACAAAGCAGGTTGGAAGGATGTGCTATCAGGGAAAATAAAGAAAAGGCCATAA